Part of the Paenibacillus sp. YPG26 genome, CCGTGCGGCGATGGATCAGCTCAAGGACCGTATGGTCAAATGGCTGGCAGACTCAAGTATTGCACATGGAGAAGTTCAGGCATTTGCAACGCCGAGACGTCTTGCTGTCCTTGTTCAAGGCGTTGCCGAGAAGCAGGAGGACGTTCATGAGGAAGTGAAGGGGCCTTCGCGCAAAATCGCGCTTGATGAGAACGGAGCATGGAGCAAAGCGGCTCTGGGCTTTGCCCGCAGCCAAGGTGTAGATCCGGAACAGTTCACTTTCAAGGAGCTGGGCGGCACTGAATATATTTATGTGAGCAAGAGCACGACTGGTGTGGAGACCTCGGCTGTACTGGCCGAAGGCCTCCTGGGAATTCTGCAGTCGATGACATTCCCCAAGAATATGCGGTGGGGCAGTTATGAATTCAAATTCGTGCGTCCGATCCGCTGGATTGTCGCTCTGTTCGGCAAGGACATCGTGGAGATCGAGATTACCGGTGTGAAATCGGGCAATGTGACCCGGGGACATCGCTTCCTTGGTACGGATGCTGTAATTACAGAGCCATCCGGATACATTGAGACCCTGCGGACCCAGCATGTGATTGTGGATGTGAATGAGCGGAAGAAGCTGATTACATCCCAGATTGAAGAGCTCGCGGCGTCCAAGGGCTGGAATATTGCTGTCAAGGAGGATCTGCTCGAAGAGGTGCTCTTCCTGGTAGAGGTGCCGACCGTACTGTTTGGAACCTTTGAGGAATCTTTCCTCAACATCCCGCAGGAAGTGCTCATCACCTCTATGCGTGAGCACCAGCGTTATTTCCCTGTGCTGGATAGCCAAGGCTCACTGCTTCCATACTTCGTTACCGTTCGTAACGGAGGTTCGGTCGCTCTGGACACCATTGCCAAAGGGAACGAGAAGGTACTGCGGGCGCGTCTGTCTGATGCTAAATTCTTCTACGAAGAAGATCAGAAGCTCCAGATTAAGGATGCCCTGTCCAAGCTTGAGACTATTGTCTTCCACGAGGAGCTCGGCACCGTTGGTGATAAAGTCCGCCGGATCCGGAAGATCGCGGACAGTCTGTCCGAGAAGCTGAGTCTTGAGACAGCGACGGCAGAAGAAGTCAGCCGTACAGCTGAAATCTGCAAATTCGATCTTGTCACCCAGATGGTGTATGAGTTCCCTGAGCTGCAAGGTGTAATGGGAGAGGATTATGCCCGCAAGGCTGGAGAACCGGAGGCGGTTGCCAAAGGTATCCTGGAGCATTATCAGCCTAAATTCGCCGGTGATGCCGTTCCAGCATCCATGGTTGGATCTATTGTAAGCATCGCGGATAAAATGGATACGATTGCCGGCTGCTTCTCGATCGGCATCATCCCTACCGGCTCCCAGGATCCTTACGCGCTTCGTCGTCAGGCGGCGGGTATTGTACAGATTGTTCTGGAACGCAAGCTGCCGCTGCTGCTGTCGGACATCTTCACAATTGCATTGAACATTCATGAGGAAATGGGCATCCTGAAGCGGTCAACTCTTGAGATTCGCAAGGATTTGCTTGATTTCTTCGGACTTCGTGTGAAAAAGACCCTGTCAGATACCCTGCGTTATGATGTCGTTGATGCGGTCATTGCTGCAGGATATGACGATGTGGTCTCTGTTGTTGCCCGCGGAGCGGCATTAATGGATACCGTGAACGGGGAGCCTGATTTCAAGACAACCGTTGAATCCTTTAGCCGTGTTAGCAATCTGGCTTCCAAAGCTTCTGCCGAGAAGGTCAGATCCGACCTGCTGCAGGAAGAAGCGGAGAAGAATCTGTATGCGGCGTGGCAGAAGGTGTCGAATGACTACCGGAAGCAGCTGTCAGAGCAGAATCCGGCTGCGGCGCTTGCGCTGCTTAGCAGCTTGAAGCCAACCATTACAGGCTTCTTCGATTCGGTAATGGTTATGGCGGAGGATGAGCAGATCCGGTCCAACCGTCTTGCGCTTCTGGCGGCAATAGATCAGGATTTGAAGACCTTTGCCGATTTCAGCAAGCTGGTTTGGGCCTAGATAAATTCTGCGGGTTAGCGGCAGAAGATACATTTTGAATTCACGTATATAATAAATAAGCAGGAGCCATATACTAAATCGGAATGGCACATGAGAATACGGGAGCGAAGGTCAATGAGAATTGTAGTCGATGGCGATTCCTGCCCTGTAAAAGATGAGATCAGCCGGACCGGCCGCAGTCTGAATGTTCCGGTCCTCATGGTCTCGTCCTACGATCACGTTCTTCGTGCCGAAGAGGGAGTCTCTGTAATCCAGGTGGACCGGAGCTCCCAGAGTGCCGATTTGTTTATCGCTAATCATATTGCTTCAGGAGATGTTGTCATTACGCAGGACTATGGTCTGGCCGCTTTAGCGCTAGCCAAGTCCTGCGCTGTGCTTTCACCCCGCGGGGAGAGCTATCACAGCGGCAACATTGACTATCTGCTTGAGCGGAGGCATTACCATGCCAAGGCAAGAAGAGGCGGTAAATATGCCAAGGGGCCCAAACCATTTACAGATGAGGACCGGCAGGCCTTTCAGCGCGAATTGAC contains:
- the glyS gene encoding glycine--tRNA ligase subunit beta, yielding MAKDLLFEIGLEEVPARFIRAAMDQLKDRMVKWLADSSIAHGEVQAFATPRRLAVLVQGVAEKQEDVHEEVKGPSRKIALDENGAWSKAALGFARSQGVDPEQFTFKELGGTEYIYVSKSTTGVETSAVLAEGLLGILQSMTFPKNMRWGSYEFKFVRPIRWIVALFGKDIVEIEITGVKSGNVTRGHRFLGTDAVITEPSGYIETLRTQHVIVDVNERKKLITSQIEELAASKGWNIAVKEDLLEEVLFLVEVPTVLFGTFEESFLNIPQEVLITSMREHQRYFPVLDSQGSLLPYFVTVRNGGSVALDTIAKGNEKVLRARLSDAKFFYEEDQKLQIKDALSKLETIVFHEELGTVGDKVRRIRKIADSLSEKLSLETATAEEVSRTAEICKFDLVTQMVYEFPELQGVMGEDYARKAGEPEAVAKGILEHYQPKFAGDAVPASMVGSIVSIADKMDTIAGCFSIGIIPTGSQDPYALRRQAAGIVQIVLERKLPLLLSDIFTIALNIHEEMGILKRSTLEIRKDLLDFFGLRVKKTLSDTLRYDVVDAVIAAGYDDVVSVVARGAALMDTVNGEPDFKTTVESFSRVSNLASKASAEKVRSDLLQEEAEKNLYAAWQKVSNDYRKQLSEQNPAAALALLSSLKPTITGFFDSVMVMAEDEQIRSNRLALLAAIDQDLKTFADFSKLVWA
- a CDS encoding YaiI/YqxD family protein, which encodes MRIVVDGDSCPVKDEISRTGRSLNVPVLMVSSYDHVLRAEEGVSVIQVDRSSQSADLFIANHIASGDVVITQDYGLAALALAKSCAVLSPRGESYHSGNIDYLLERRHYHAKARRGGKYAKGPKPFTDEDRQAFQRELTKVLLKLQENVGF